Proteins encoded together in one Bactrocera neohumeralis isolate Rockhampton chromosome 4, APGP_CSIRO_Bneo_wtdbg2-racon-allhic-juicebox.fasta_v2, whole genome shotgun sequence window:
- the LOC126755183 gene encoding uncharacterized protein LOC126755183, whose product MSLPREWNLPNSRGPLHGTSESYPTGGVQHQSGGFIRTSTDSDGDCGVYITDRHNHHAATNIPPSPPPSLVGASCELPTTVACSQPAPPSLLTEYQQSTGSLFSVVSAPPVPLAELDVKQVDALNSGGFHKVMGIAGGVGLQAGVGMGLSTMGGSAQNAYSTTSMDATATAAVMAAGATINCPMDGTATIAGTTTHGIQRRPATLPINTPYCPAPVSRTLHSSLLEHQIAEIEEEDNENLLTVSSITARPLIAKSREIRSNRQLQLIEQSAKRGAKQTRRANLSAHAADGRSADTDQCVAGKRTTSASSRSSVNTDPPDGGYGWLIVFGAFSVQFWVAGLVKSYGVLYVEIMETFPSSTATVASWIPAILSALCLVLAPVSSALCQRFSCRSVVFVGGIFCALGLTLSYFATSLLHLLITFGVLTGIGGGLSTTPGIVIVSQYFDKHRALANGICVSGTAAGSFILPVLIKHLAEKFGFHGTILILGGCMFHVCISATLYRPIEDYNSESGKLNEEEEESAKPLNDINPSTTGMLTGSTYLDTCDATLNNKFIEHLFLEESKNRLNDLYSGKQSANEKQIAAGHETDDDEVKDVIGETTFIKPMKKVRSSGIMHSVEDLSTDSTWVYRKNSGTDSNRGSRRRRNVFANDEIISKIQAHLEKPLSPPAVVTRGLSKSMEIPTPVSNFTDLNKRGELHDLSGAIVAQPPIDAGVSEDDDDDDVPRTCCERIEMYLDISLLKDTTFILMCLSVTLMSVGCPYMLYYLPAHVISIGNNKSQAGYLVAVSAVLDLCGRLGLGWLSDLQLFDRKKTYIFCILGAGIAVLTIPSEDTLYLIGLSAAVYGFCLGSWYVLMPVLLADIFGTDRISSSYGLVRMFQSIGAISVPPLAGFLRDLSGSYEICFYCMGACMVLGSIPLLVSALLESRERDPFEQPDESDENSTVS is encoded by the exons AATTCACGGGGACCGTTACACGGCACGAGTGAATCGTACCCAACTGGTGGAGTCCAGCACCAGTCGGGAGGGTTCATTCGCACATCCACGGACAGCGATGGTGACTGTGGCGTTTACATCACCGATCGGCATAATCATCACGCCGCCACCAATATACCACCATCGCCGCCACCTTCACTTGTCGGCGCTTCGTGTGAACTGCCGACAACGGTTGCTTGCTCTCAACCCGCCCCACCATCATTGCTCACCGAGTATCAACAGTCGACTGGTTCGCTCTTCTCAGTCGTGTCGGCACCACCGGTACCGCTCGCCGAACTTGACGTCAAACAAGTGGATGCGCTTAATAGCGGTGGATTCCACAAGGTCATGGGGATCGCTGGAGGTGTTGGTCTGCAAGCTGGCGTCGGCATGGGTTTATCAACGATGGGTGGTAGTGCACAAAATGCCTACTCGACCACATCAATGGATGCAACAGCTACCGCGGCAGTTATGGCTGCAGGCGCCACAATCAATTGCCCGATGGACGGTACGGCTACGATCGCTGGCACCACCACACATGGCATACAACGTCGTCCGGCAACGTTGCCCATTAATACGCCATACTGTCCGGCACCGGTTAGCCGCACTTTGCACTCGAGCCTCTTGGAGCATCAAATTGCCGAAATTGAAGAAGAGGATAATGAAAATCTGTTGACTGTCTCCAGTATTACAGCGCGTCCATTAATCGCCAAATCGCGTGAGATACGTTCGAATCGACAGTTGCAGCTGATCGAACAATCCGCGAAACGTGGAGCTAAACAAACGCGACGCGCTAATCTGTCCGCACATGCCGCCGACGGCAGGTCCGCCGATACGGATCAGTGTGTAGCGGGCAAGCGTACAACCTCTGCTTCATCACGTTCCTCAGTTAATACTGATCCACCAGATGGTGGTTATGGTTGGCTAATTGTTTTTGGCGCATTTTCAGTGCAATTTTGGGTTGCAGGCTTGGTTAAGTCATATGGCGTGCTCTATGTGGAAATAATGGAAACATTTCCCAGTTCAACGGCAACCGTTGCTTCTTGGATACCCGCCATACTATCAGCATTATGCTTAGTTTTAGCGCCAGTCTCTAGCGCACTATGTCAGCGATTTTCTTGCCGTTCGGTGGTTTTCGTTGGCGGTATATTCTGTGCGTTGGGACTTACGCTTAGCTACTTTGCGACTAGTCTGTTACATTTGCTCATTACCTTTGGAGTTTTGACAG GTATCGGTGGCGGCCTCTCTACAACACCCGGAATCGTAATTGTGTCACAGTATTTCGACAAGCATCGTGCGCTAGCAAATGGCATCTGTGTTTCGGGCACCGCCGCTGGTAGTTTTATATTACCGGTGCTTATAAAACATCTCGCAGAGAAATTCGGCTTCCATGGAACGATTTTAATTTTGGGCGGTTGCATGTTTCATGTTTGCATCTCAGCCACACTTTACAGACCTATAGAGGATTACAATAGTGAAAGTGGCAAGTTAAACGAGGAGGAGGAAGAGTCGGCGAAACCGCTGAATGACATCAATCCCAGTACAACGGGCATGCTTACTGGCTCCACATACTTGGACACATGTGATGCTACGCTCAACAATAAATTTATCGAACATCTGTTTCTTGAGGAATCAAAAAACCGACTTAATGATCTATACTCGGGCAAGCAAAGTG CAAATGAAAAGCAAATTGCCGCTGGCCACGAAACTGATGATGATGAGGTAAAGGATGTTATTGGTGAGACAACATTTATCAAGCCAATGAAGAAGGTGCGCAGTTCGGGTATTATGCATTCTGTGGAAGATCTCAGCACCGACTCCACTTGGGTGTATCGCAAGAATTCCGGTACCGATTCCAATCGTGGTAGCCGACGACGTCGAAACGTGTTTGCGAATGACGAAATCATTTCGAAGATACAAGCACATCTGGAGAAACCGCTCTCCCCACCAGCCGTGGTGACACGTGGCCTGAGCAAAAGCATGGAGATACCCACACCAGTTAGTAATTTTACTGACTTGAACAAACGTGGTGAGCTGCATGACCTCAGTGGTGCTATAGTAGCTCAACCACCAATAGATGCTGGCGTCAGCGAagacgatgatgatgacgatgtaCCACGCACCTGCTGTGAACGCATTGAAATGTACTTGGACATTAGTTTATTGAAAGATACCACATTCATATTGATGTGCTTGTCTGTGACATTGATGTCGGTCGGTTGTCCCTACATGCTTTACTATCTTCCGGCACATGTCATTTCCATAG gcaacaacaaaagtcaGGCCGGTTATCTAGTCGCCGTGAGTGCTGTGTTGGATTTATGTGGACGCTTGGGTCTTGGCTGGTTGTCCGATTTGCAACTTTTCGATCGCAAAAAGACCTACATTTTCTG TATACTGGGCGCCGGCATAGCCGTACTTACAATACCGTCTGAGGACACGCTTTATTTGATTGGACTATCCGCTGCTGTTTATGGCTTCTGTTTGGGCAGCTGGTACGTGTTAATGCCGGTTTTGTTGGCTGACATCTTCGGCACGGATCGTATTAGTTCCAGCTATGGTTTGGTGCGTATGTTTCAGAGCATTGGCGCAATTTCGGTGCCACCGTTAGCCGGCTTTCTACGCGATCTTTCTGGTAGCTACGAGATATGTTTCTACTGTATGGGCGCTTGCATGGTGTTGGGCAGCATACCGCTACTGGTTTCGGCGCTGCTTGAAAGCCGCGAACGTGATCCCTTCGAACAACCCGATGAAAGTGATGAGAACTCTACAGTATCTTAA